A part of Rhizobium lusitanum genomic DNA contains:
- a CDS encoding peptidase domain-containing ABC transporter: MTIDLQADTAKIFGKRRHLPILRQTEAAECGIVCLAMIAAFWGKNIDVTTIRQRFAISSRGTNIRTLMKIGDLLGLSSRAVRIDIVDLDNLRLPAILHWEFKHFVVLRSVGQKFVIHDPRLGTRNLRKDELNDKFTGVALELWPASDFSPQGSTKRSSWRSLLVEPRGFAVMCAKLLTIGLAIEAISLLTPMITQWGIDNIASSGDLDLLTVLAMALGTLLVLQAAFTALRGWAVNSATTSYILNWKMHIFAHMTTLSMRYFELRRVGDITSRYDSVERIIGILNDSFVEGILDSAMGIFTISILFVYNVPLTLITLLGASSYVLLRVIRYGSIRELTQESLLADARENSSLIETIRGIRPIKLFGREKGREQEWVAAAVDEANASLALSKTQVLFRFISNLISGGEQVIIFWLCMRMVTQGQMTIGMIVAYAAYRSQFYSSVSGLVDNYISLQIVKIHAERVADIVLATPEENTDLVEMTERIGALSAEISVQDVTFRYGAFDTFALQNISIKIEEGENVALVGRSGCGKSSLMSLLVGLYEPEEGRVSFGGIPLAGLGLAAVRRKIAVVMQDDMLFAGTIAQNIASFDANLELERLEECARIACIDQEIITMPMGYGSLVSDLGSSLSGGQRQRVCIARALYKQPRVLLMDEATSHLDVETEREINAKIQKLGITRIIIAHRLDTIRSASRLVLLESGKIIADTKAGNGYEEIIDAIIGRRL, translated from the coding sequence ATGACGATCGATTTGCAGGCAGATACAGCGAAGATCTTTGGCAAGCGCAGACATCTACCTATATTGAGGCAGACGGAGGCGGCCGAATGCGGCATCGTGTGCTTGGCAATGATCGCCGCATTCTGGGGCAAGAATATAGATGTCACAACCATTCGGCAGCGCTTCGCCATATCGTCGCGAGGTACGAACATCCGCACGCTGATGAAAATCGGCGACCTGTTAGGTCTTTCTAGCCGCGCGGTCCGAATTGATATCGTCGACCTCGACAACCTTAGGCTCCCAGCGATTTTACATTGGGAGTTCAAGCATTTTGTTGTTCTGCGATCTGTGGGACAAAAATTCGTAATACATGACCCCCGGCTGGGAACTAGAAACCTTCGAAAAGATGAATTGAATGATAAGTTCACAGGTGTAGCCCTCGAACTTTGGCCAGCCAGTGATTTTTCACCTCAAGGGTCTACGAAGCGCTCATCGTGGCGGTCACTTCTGGTAGAACCACGTGGTTTTGCGGTGATGTGCGCGAAACTGCTAACCATTGGCTTAGCTATTGAAGCTATATCCCTTTTGACACCAATGATAACTCAATGGGGTATAGATAATATTGCATCCTCTGGTGATTTGGATCTGCTTACTGTTTTAGCAATGGCCCTTGGTACCCTTTTGGTCTTGCAGGCCGCTTTCACAGCGTTAAGGGGATGGGCGGTAAACTCGGCTACAACCTCATATATTCTTAACTGGAAAATGCATATTTTTGCGCATATGACGACTTTGTCGATGCGCTATTTCGAGTTGAGACGCGTCGGCGATATAACATCACGCTACGACTCTGTTGAGCGCATAATCGGAATATTGAATGATAGTTTCGTGGAAGGTATCCTTGATTCTGCAATGGGGATATTCACGATATCCATACTGTTTGTCTACAATGTCCCGCTTACGCTCATCACCCTTTTGGGTGCCAGCTCTTATGTTCTTTTACGAGTTATTCGGTATGGCTCAATACGGGAGCTAACGCAGGAAAGCTTGCTAGCGGATGCGAGGGAAAATTCCAGCCTAATTGAAACTATAAGAGGCATTCGACCGATTAAGCTTTTCGGTCGGGAGAAAGGTAGAGAGCAAGAATGGGTGGCGGCCGCTGTTGATGAAGCAAATGCGTCCTTGGCGTTATCCAAAACGCAGGTATTGTTTAGATTCATTTCCAATCTTATTAGCGGCGGAGAGCAAGTAATAATTTTTTGGCTGTGCATGCGGATGGTTACGCAAGGACAGATGACTATAGGTATGATCGTCGCCTATGCTGCCTATCGAAGTCAATTTTATTCAAGCGTCTCAGGTCTGGTAGACAACTATATTAGCCTCCAAATTGTCAAGATACATGCCGAACGTGTGGCGGATATTGTCTTAGCGACGCCGGAAGAGAATACGGATTTGGTCGAAATGACGGAGAGGATCGGAGCACTCTCTGCGGAGATTTCTGTGCAAGATGTGACGTTTCGCTATGGAGCATTTGATACTTTTGCTTTGCAGAACATCTCGATCAAGATCGAAGAAGGCGAAAATGTCGCGTTAGTAGGTCGATCAGGCTGTGGAAAGAGCAGTCTTATGAGCCTCTTGGTAGGGCTTTATGAGCCGGAGGAGGGGCGGGTGTCTTTTGGCGGCATTCCATTGGCAGGACTGGGCTTGGCTGCTGTAAGGCGAAAAATCGCGGTAGTGATGCAAGACGACATGCTTTTTGCGGGAACGATAGCCCAGAATATAGCATCTTTCGATGCGAACCTTGAGCTGGAGCGCCTTGAGGAATGCGCGCGGATCGCCTGTATTGATCAAGAGATTATTACGATGCCTATGGGTTATGGCAGTCTTGTCTCAGACCTTGGAAGCAGCCTCTCTGGAGGTCAGCGGCAACGAGTTTGCATAGCTCGAGCGCTATATAAACAACCACGTGTTTTGCTTATGGATGAGGCGACCAGTCATCTAGACGTGGAAACAGAGCGTGAGATAAATGCAAAAATTCAGAAACTGGGTATCACGCGGATCATTATTGCTCATCGATTGGACACCATAAGGTCGGCGTCGCGGCTTGTATTATTGGAGTCGGGCAAGATCATTGCGGATACCAAGGCAGGGAATGGCTACGAAGAGATCATAGATGCGATTATTGGCCGGAGACTCTGA
- a CDS encoding GNAT family N-acetyltransferase, with product MGAERILIRRIASDEIDVFRRIRLEALRCEPASFASRLEDWEMLPEKEWRQRLNDPVFIAFSKGEPIGIMGLVRFRPHKMAHRAVLVRVYVRKSERGTGIAVDLLDMISDYARHLGILQMELTVNAENAAALRFYQRHGFIEFGRIPGGLVDGDREIDDVIMIRRLSE from the coding sequence ATGGGAGCAGAGCGAATATTGATCAGGCGAATTGCTTCTGACGAGATCGATGTTTTCCGGCGCATCCGGCTGGAGGCTCTTCGTTGCGAACCAGCTTCGTTCGCAAGCCGACTTGAGGACTGGGAAATGCTTCCCGAAAAGGAATGGCGGCAAAGGCTGAATGATCCCGTCTTTATCGCGTTCAGCAAAGGCGAGCCCATCGGCATTATGGGGCTCGTGCGTTTCCGCCCGCACAAGATGGCCCATCGCGCCGTGCTTGTCCGCGTCTACGTTCGAAAGAGCGAACGCGGAACAGGAATTGCCGTAGATCTTCTGGACATGATCTCGGATTATGCGAGACACCTAGGGATTCTCCAAATGGAGCTTACGGTCAACGCCGAGAATGCTGCTGCATTGCGCTTCTATCAGCGCCATGGATTTATCGAGTTCGGCCGGATCCCCGGCGGACTGGTGGACGGTGACAGGGAAATCGATGACGTCATCATGATCCGGCGACTGAGTGAATGA
- a CDS encoding class I SAM-dependent methyltransferase: MSTHRRLWGHFDSHYFASIPYRLEEECRLGAAIFSFAEKTWARHGRAATIYTLGAGAGTLTRALAKLGDGRLKTLNCSPTDGNRVCFFARRGSDDAQFYHGPFFELDDERYAADETLQPFRDGYDVLLEDTTFQMYGRDRDNQTGFIAPRVRPDGVLVQVQKLAHGNTEAYLERERQKDEVFKSRFFTPRQIVDKRRGVLDTMFDFQVDLETSRLALQSYFRYAVVTWNSGNFYTIVSSNSLNSLQDFVTSMVKPAIPPEFCHEQVPHILVNDEKNPMQADWAWRPPQSISSES, encoded by the coding sequence ATGAGTACGCACCGGCGTCTGTGGGGGCATTTCGATAGCCACTATTTTGCAAGCATTCCCTATCGGCTGGAGGAGGAGTGTCGCCTGGGCGCCGCCATCTTCTCGTTTGCGGAGAAGACGTGGGCGCGCCACGGACGTGCTGCGACGATCTACACACTGGGAGCCGGCGCCGGCACCCTTACGAGAGCGCTGGCTAAGCTCGGTGATGGGCGCCTGAAAACCCTCAATTGCAGTCCCACGGACGGCAACCGTGTCTGCTTTTTCGCCCGAAGAGGCAGCGACGATGCGCAGTTTTACCACGGGCCGTTCTTCGAACTGGACGATGAGCGCTATGCGGCAGATGAAACGCTTCAGCCTTTCCGGGACGGATATGATGTCCTGCTCGAAGACACGACTTTTCAGATGTACGGGCGTGACAGGGACAATCAAACCGGCTTCATAGCGCCCCGCGTCCGGCCCGATGGCGTGTTGGTTCAGGTGCAAAAGCTCGCCCACGGAAACACCGAGGCCTATCTTGAACGAGAGCGCCAAAAGGACGAGGTGTTCAAATCGCGGTTTTTTACACCGAGGCAGATTGTAGATAAAAGGCGTGGCGTTCTGGATACGATGTTCGACTTCCAGGTCGACCTGGAGACATCGCGATTGGCTCTCCAATCGTACTTCCGGTATGCCGTCGTCACGTGGAATAGCGGGAATTTCTACACGATCGTCTCATCCAATTCCTTGAATTCGCTGCAAGACTTTGTCACTTCGATGGTGAAACCGGCGATACCGCCAGAGTTTTGCCACGAGCAGGTGCCGCACATCCTCGTGAATGACGAGAAAAATCCGATGCAAGCAGACTGGGCATGGCGGCCGCCGCAGTCGATTAGCAGCGAAAGCTGA